In the Sorghum bicolor cultivar BTx623 chromosome 4, Sorghum_bicolor_NCBIv3, whole genome shotgun sequence genome, ctttgcaattatttatttttctctatatttaatgttttatgtatgtgtccaaagatttgatgtaatggaAAATTTTGAGAACATTTGGaatcaaacagggcctaagataAGGCCGGCGTTGCACTGTCAAATTAGCaaggcctaaggccttgtttagttgtgatttttttttggattttgacactgtagcactttcgtttgtttgtggcaaatatcatCCAATcacaaaatattcgtctcgcgatttacagacaaagtgttcaattagtttttgttttcgtctatatttagtgctttatatatatgccccaagatttgatatgacgagaaatcttgaaaactttttggtttttggggtaaactaaacatAAAGGCCAGCCTTGCACTGTGAAATTAGCACGTACAGGTGGGTAACGATAATAAACCTGAAGAAGGAGGAGCTAGAGCTTCGACAATCGGGCGCGATGGGCCTTCGAGGCATCCAATCCAAGAGCCAATACCAGACTAGTTGGGCCGGACTCCGGAGTGGGTTAACGGAACCATGAATCCTATGCTGAGAGACGAGAGGTCACAAGAAACTCACGCCGCGCCGCCCAGCTGCGGTTTCCCTCTCTCCCATCCCTCCCAACAGCGAGGCCGAATTCCTCTGTCTGGAAGCGGGCCCCGCGCACCCACGCGGCCTCCCTTCCTGTCTTTTGGGTCGatggatttgaaatttttttgcccAAGCCCAAATGACGTGACGGCCAGCGCGGCCAAACCCTAGCTAGATCTCAAACCAGTCTCGTCTTCTTCCTCCGCACGCATGCTCTTCCTCGGCACACGTCCAAACTCTACTGATCTCAACAAGTTTCCTTCCTTTCACTCCCACTCGAACAAGTTTCCTTTCCTTATTCTTCCTCTCACTCCCACTAACGCACGCAGCCACGCTTTTCCTTGCCCCCAATGGAGAATCTCGATCCCATGGGGACAGTATTCGCCATGGACGACATTGTGATCGAAATAGCCATACGTATCCCTCCCTCCGACCCAGCGCTCCTCGTCCGCGCCGCCCTGGTCTCCAAAAACTGGCAGCGCCTCCTCACGAGCCCCGGCTTTTTCTTAGCCTACGCCGAACGCTACCGCAGGCCGCCGTTCCTGGGGTACTTTCACAGCAGCCCAAGCCCAGTGAGTGGTCGTCAGATGGATCGCTTCGTTCCTGCTGCCGCCGCCTTCCCAACCTTCTCGCCGGACATCGGCACGGACAACTGGTACGCTCTCGACGTCCGCCAGGGTCGCGTGCTTCTGCTCCGCACCACTCCCGATCTCATAGTTTGGAAACCGTTGAGCGGTGAACACTTTCTCCTACCTCAGCCCCCGCGCTCGTATCAGTACCAAGCCGGGGCGGTAATGTGTGCTAACAACCCGCAGTGCAGGGATCCAGATTGCTACGCTGTTCATGATTTTCGTGTGATTTTTGTGGGCTGTGATGATGAACTTGTGACCTTCGACAAGAGGAAATTATTTGAATTTAATGAAACCTGGGCGTGCATCTACAGCCAGGAGACAGATGAATGGGGTGAGATATATCTACTGAAGGATGATCGTTATACTGAGCACCCGCTGTTAGAGCACAATCCTCCTGTGCTCCATAGAGATGCTCTCTACTTCACTCTTGAGATGCATGAGCTGCAGGGAGAGGAGGTGCGAGCAGCCCTGAAGTTTGATCTTACTGTCCAGAAACTATCTGTGGTGTTTGCCCCTGAAGGTGCATATGCAGATTTTGGAATGTTTTTTGGAACTTCGGAAGGTTTTGCATTTGCTGGAATTGCAGAAGAAGATGAGAATGATCAGGACTGAACAGAACACCATATCTATATGGAGCCTCACTGATAGTGACCCTGCTGTGTGGAGTTTcaatagagatattaacttggAGGTCACACTTCAGCCCGGTGCAGTCCAGACAACATATATTCCCACACCGGTTGGTTATGTTGATGGCAAAGCAACAATCTGTATTGATTCGGGAGGAAGAATTTTTTCAATTGAAGTTGGTTCCTTGGAGTCTAAAGATATTGGACCAAGCGTTCGATCTCTATCTGTTCTCCCATTCGTGCACTTCTACACGCCTTCATTGCCTAAGGTCTTCTCTAAACAATTATTTCTTACTTTTTCTCTCTCGCTTTTTGCAATTGTTTAACTCTGcttatttattttttgtattGCAGCCAAACGACAATGGAGATAGTGGATCAAGTAAGGCTGAAATGGCTTCCAAAGAATTCGGCGAAACAGGTGCGCTGCCCATTTTTGAATCTTTCAGGGATATCTTGGTTGTGTTCATTTAgccaaaataataaaaataaaaaaactgccTTTGGCCTTTTCCTTTTAGGATTTATACTTGTGCTGgtcatatatttatttatgagaGGTTTGATTCCTGCAATACTATGCCCAAAATGTGACTGGTATAGGATCGAAGCGCCATCAAAGAGCTAGCAGGATCACAAATTCCTGTTAGCATGCCAGACACGTCTTTTTGGGTGTTGTATGTGTGTTTTGATTGTGCAGTTGCATTTCTTGCATGGCTAGCAGTTTGATGCAGCATTGCTTGCAAATATCCCCTGTTAATTGGAAATTACGCTACAAAGGATATGGTTATGTTAAAATGCTGTGCACTCCATAAAATGTGTGGGAAAGTATTACTGACAAACATTTAATCTGTGTTAGTTATGCATGCTTTTTAATTATAACGACTACCAACAATGCGCGATAGAAACAATCATACCATAGATACTGTATGATTGACTGATTTCTGTCGCGGGTGTATGCTGGATAACTGGAAGTTGGCAGGGAAACATTGCTGGACAAACATTTAACATGTGTTAGTTATGCATGCCTTTTAAGTTGTAATAGCATCATGTGGTTGAAACAAGTCATGCTGTTCAGTCTGTACATCATTTATGGCTGTATGGAACTATGGATTAACAGATTTCTGTTGCAAGTATATGTATATCCTCTAGATTATCTGGGGCTGCATTCATTTAGCCATAATAAAAATAGCTCCTTTTGGCCTTTCTATAAAAATTTCATTTTAGTTGTGGTCGTATTGCTGTTTGTTGGATGCATTAGTATAGACTCTAGTAAGCTGTGTTCTTTTATTTGTTAGTGGTTCAATATACTGAACCCTCAATTGATCATATTCAGCCTTAAAGTAATGCTTGCAGTCTTTAGTTTAAAACTGGTATCTTTGAGCTCAAGTTAGTGAATGTGGATACAAGGTACATGTCTAGGTTATTATTCTCTGTTGTGGTCCTTTGTGTGCTTTGATGTTTGCTAAGTCTCAGTCACGACTTCGTCAAAGTGGTTATCAATACATGTTTCATTCAAAAAATCTTGTTAGCAGGCCTCACGTTTTTCTGGGTGTTGTATGTTTGACTTTGCAATTCTTTTAGCTGTATGACTATCTCATCAATGCAGCATTGCTTGCACAAGTCTCCTGTGAATTAGAATTTATAGGCAGCAAAGAATACAACTTCGTTAAAAAATGTGATGTGATAGCTTAAATCATGACAGGAATTAGGCGGAAAGCACAAACATTTCATTTGTGTTAGCTATACATGCCTTTTTAGTAGCAGTGGCAACATGCAGTTGAAACAAGTCGTGTGCTCACTTTTAGATCATTCAAGGTTGTATGAATTGATTGACTTATGTTGTAGGTATATGTTGCACGTGTACCCTTTTGATTATCTTTATTAATGCATTTATTTAGCCATGAAAATAGTCCTTGTCCATAAGACTCCATATTAATGTTTTCTGATCGGCTTATCGTTTCTAATCGGTCTGCTACCGATCAGGACGATCAGGACGATTAATCGACCTCTGATCGAACTAATCATCCATATAATCGTCCAGCATATAGTAGCACtatatatcatatatgtatGTAGTTGTAGACTTGCAGTTGCAGtagggaagagggaggaggaagcagcAGGCAGCAGGGGACTGCTTGGATTGGATCTGGAAGGGAGGGAGGGGGCTCAGCAGCTCAGCAGATGCACGAGCAGCAAGCTCAGCAGCTGAAGGCTAGAGTTGGGAGTGAGGACTGAGGAGAGAGAGTGGGGATGAGGTATATAAGAGAAACCCTAATGagcttggcccaaataaatgtaGCCCAGGCCAAAAGCAGCCAATGTGCCAATTAGCTCTGATTGGTCAAGAGACCTGAtcggacgattaatcgcgattaatcgacgATTAATCGGACGATCAGGTTTCTGATCGCTCTGATCGAATCAAAGGCCCTAATCGAGTGCTAAGTACCGATAAGgacgattaatcatgattaatcggaCGATCAGAAAACATTGCTCCATATTTAGTTATTTACACCGGTGATATTGCTAGTTGGTAGCTCAGCCTCCAGTAAGGTGTGTGTTTTATTTATGGACTTTTCAACTTACTCAGCTCAAACAAAGCAAATTGGGCCTTCAAGTAGGCTTTTTGCTGTAACTTTTTAAACCAGTATCTAGCTTGTTTGAACTCAAGCAATGAACATACTCTGAAAAGTGATTAGGCTATTATCTGATTGGATATTGTTGTGTGCCCTTTTGTGCTTTGACAACTGTTGAGTCTCTTTATCTAAAATGTGATcaatagatgtttggtgcaaaaGTTTTTGTTAGCATGCTACCGTTCCTTTTTGCATGCTGTATGTTTGATTCTGAAATTGTTTTAGCTCTATGGCTAGCGGATCAATGTGCAGCATTGCCTGCAGATATAGCGATTGAAATTTCTATATGAGAAAACATTGTTGAACAAATATTTAATTCATCCTAATGGTGTATCCTATTGTGGTAGTCATGGTAATGTCTGATTGGAAAAGGGATGTGTGACAGAAATTTCTATATGAGAAAACATTATTGAACAAATATTTTATTCATCCTAATGGTCTATCATTTTGTGGTAGTAATGGCAATGTCTGATTGGAAAAGAAATGTGTGACTgaaatctctttttttttttgaccaaATGTGACTGAAATCTCTATTATGAGAGAACATTATTGAACAAATAGTTACTTCATCCTAATGGTGTATCCTTTTGTGGTACTAATGGCAATGTCTGATTGGAAAAGAAATGTGTGACTCACTTTGTGGATTATTGAAGCTTGGATATCTTGGTTGCATTCATTTTGCTGTAAATATATCCTGCCTTtggtgaatttttttttatttttagcccatttttaaaacaaatttcaattttgacacgtttttgaaaaaaatttcaaatctaggccgtttggccccgccaccatgcatggcggggcaaaatCACTGGAcctcgccatgcatggtggcggggtacACCCTGCCACGTGGCATTTGCATGGCACTCGTGGCTAAAGTGGGCTGACGTGGACCCCGCCGTGGATCATGGCGGGGTAGGGGTACCCCGCCGTGGATCATGGCGGGGTATGCCCGCGCCCTACTTAGCCGGCCGAACGGCCATCTTTCTCTCATTTCTCTCCCTCACTCAGCCCGAGggtctctctttctctccctctctcacacCCGAGCTCCGCTCTTCTCCGGTGCCCCTCCGCGTCGTCCTTCACCCCCATTGCCCTGCCTCGGCGTCCCTCTCCGCTGCGTATTCCCCACCTCGTCGTTCTCCACGGTTGTTTTTCCGGCCACCCCTCGTTTGGAGAAGGTAAATTTCTTACAACCTTTACGTTTTCATAGTTTAAATAACTTCAATTGTTTATTTTTAATATGTTTAGTAAGTCTCTTGTTACGTTACTTTGTTTAGTTATGTGATTTGTGTTGAATTATTTTCGCATATTTAGATGGAGGACTCGTATCGTGAGTCGATTTGGCGAAAAAAGGGTCGTCCTAGAGAGTTGTACCCCGATGTGTCTTGCAAGGATGCCCCCGTGCCTCCCGAGGAACCTATTCCTAACTGTGATTGTGGACATCCGGCACACGTGAGCCAGTCGAGACATCCGGATACTGCGGCACGTTGCTTCTATACTTGTTATAGTTATAGCGTAAGTCACTGTGCCCTTTATTTTTCTTATTGGTTTTTTATGTTTTTATTCCCAATGAGACAATTGAAACTCTTTTGTAGCCCTACTTCCGGTGCTTTTTCTTCCAATGGATCGACGGGCCGGACAAGTTTGACCCAAGAATTCTGCTTTTCTACCCCGGCGTTGATCATTGCAAACGTGAGTTGTTTACTCGCTGGGTTCCGCCCCCCCTAACCCTCCTCCTATGACGGAGGAAGAGAAGGCCGTCGCCTCTGCACGGCGGCTCGAGGATCCTCCGAAGTGTCATTGCGGAGAACAAGCCGTGATAAATCCACGGAATGAACTAGAGTTTGTTTGTCCTCTGCGGCGTGAAGTAAGTTTTGATTCAATCTTAAAATTTCAGTTGGTATATGTGTGTTCTAATGTGTTCTTTTTGTAGGATCGTGGTTTTCGAAAGTGCCGTTTCAAGGAGTGGATCTATGGTCCAAAGAGCCATTGGCCAGAGCCTGAGAAGCAGGAGGAGGTTCCAGAGTGGAAGAAGAAGCGGAGGTCTATTGCGCCTCCCGTGATGTGCAAATGTGGTGTTGAAGCTAGCTACGGCCTAGTTCCTTCAGGTCTTGGGATTGGCCACTTCTGTGGCCACATGATCGACTATGATGAGGTTTGCTAGGACTGTGCACATTTAGTACTACTATACTCATATATTTGTTTTTGTACgctaactttgtattcatataTTTCCCGTAACAGAGCACTCAGAAATGCAAATGGGAATCATCTGATGATGTGTTTAAGTTCAAAGATGAATATAAGGCAAGAGTAGCAGTTCGCAAGACGAGAGGTTATCCTGCAAACTACGTcactgattttgtgaaggaccaTAAGAAGAAAATGCTTGCATTCGCCCAGGAGTTGCGTGTTCGTAACCCTGCGAGTATTGCATGGAAGAAGTGGTCCGAGGAGAGGGAAAAGGAGATAGAGGAGTACCGTGCAAGCAAGGCTGAAGAGCATGCAAGGAAGGCTGCGGAGGAGGCTGAGCGAGTTGAGATGCAATGCTTGAACGATACTATTGCCTCATTATGTGCTAGTGAGTCATTTAATTTTTGAAAGTGAAACTGTTTGTTTCTCTGAAATGAATATGTTATTAATTCTTTAAATTTTGTACTTACAGAGATTGGATGCACCGGAAACTGGCAAGCAGATGTGGGCCGTGCTAAGTACGCGGAGAATATGATATTAGGGCGGGACGGTGCAGTTGGTGGCACTGCTAGCCGTCCGATTGTGGTCGAAGAGGAGGCCGAGGCGGAGGAAGACGACGACACCGGAAGGATAGGAGACCTCATTCGTCTTGCCGAGGAATTGGGGTACCCTCAGGAGGAGCATGACTATGAAATGGGAAGGATAGGCGACCTACTTCGTCTTGCAGAGGAGGGTGAGGCGTCAGGGCCGATGCCTGTCGGTGCCTCAGAGGAGGGTGAGGCTGCATACCACAACCAGAAGACATCGGTCTACGACTCATGGTGGCCAACAGACATGACCGAGGAAGAGGGACAGTTATACTCTCAGGCGGCAGAAGAGGCGGAGGCAGCTTACTACGAGAGACAGGCTAGTGAGGCCAAGGCAGCGGAGGCGAGCATGGGTAAGGAGGCTGTAGTGGACGATTGGGAGTCCGAGGACGAGTTGCTTACGCAGTGGTGCACGCAGTTTGATTGATGTGGTAATGTATGTGAGTGGCTTAGGGATGAGACTTTTGTACTATGAAACTTGTCATGTAATAATTTGTACTCCGACGTATTTCAATTTGATCGCTCCTCGCCAAAGTCCACAGCTGTCAGAATGTTTAACTAACATAACAATTTAAAAAGATTTTCTAATATGTTTAACTAATATAACAATTAAAAGTTTTGTTTCTTGCGTGTTTAGGTGCTATTTTTTTGTGTAATATTTAAAAAGCAATAGAGGAAGTCACTTTGATTAGTGCCATGAAAGGTACATGGGGTTCTGGCCAATTTCTGGCTACCCCGCCATGGCTGGGGGCGGGTTAGGGGTACCCCGCCATGCCCCATGGCGGGGTACCCCTAACCCGCCCCCAGCCATGGCGGGGTAGCCAGAAATTGTCTTTGTTCGGTTTTTGTTAACCGATTGTCCTGGTTCGCAGCTGGTTTGGCAAGACTGAGATTTTTACGTAAATACCAAAGATACTTTAGAACGAACAACTTAAATAATTCTCACTAATGCTTAAAAAAGGTACATCAAATATCTAGAAATATGTCAGTTACCAACGTGCTGGAAATAACAATATGTCACAGGTACTACATGACAAGTCCCAACTGCTAAACATGTATAATCTAATCATCGCCAGGGGTGTAGCGGTTTCGCGGCTTCCGTCGCCTCCTAGGATTGGTAGGCACCACGTTGCTTGTCCACCCCACGTCCGTGCGGTCTCGCCGCTGCCTCTCGCGCTGCCGCCTATGGACACGCTCCATCTCCTGTGTGGACGAAGTACCCTACAAACAAGCACCCTAATGAGCAATTTTAATTTTTGAATCATGCAAATATAGAAAAGTAAAAGCACAGCATAGGCACCTGGTGCTCGACGTGTGTGTACTCCTCCTGTGTGTACTCCACCCCCTGTGTGTACTCCACCCCCTGTGTGTACTCCTGTGTGTACTCCACCCCCTGTGTACCAATAGGAGCACCGCCTAGCTGTGAGGTACCCATCTCCTCGTGACCGGTGAACTCCCACTGTAACTCGTCGACGTCGTCGTCGCCACTAGTCGTGGAGTACTGAAGggcctcgtcgtcatcgtccacGTCCGCTGGACCCTTCCCTGTGTACTGTGGAGTACGTACAGAGGAGGAAGCGGCCCTAGCCGAAGTAGCTCTGGTGGACATCGAGGCCGTCTGGCTCCTAGACAACATGGGGTGCAACGGAGGCGCATATGTCGTGTCTGCACAGCTCAGCTTAGCCGCTAACTTCTTGCAGCCCTTTTTGATTTTCTGCAGGTTAAAATGACAACATGCATTATTCAGTTGTAATTGCTTTGTAATAATGAATTTTTTTATCGAAAGTACCTTCACAAAGCTGCGAAGAGGGTTGCTCTTGTCGTCTCTACTCCGGAACAGTTGCCTACTAGCTTCCTCGGAGTAGTTAGACAACTGTTGTGACTACAACATCATACACAACATTAACTCGATCATTTGGACAACTGTTGTGCCATAAACATCAAATAATACATGAAAGTCCAAGGTACTTACCACATATCTATTTAAGGGGGCCCTAAGAACCTGTTTGTCAACCCTTTGCGCCTCGTCGA is a window encoding:
- the LOC8064278 gene encoding uncharacterized protein LOC8064278 — protein: MENLDPMGTVFAMDDIVIEIAIRIPPSDPALLVRAALVSKNWQRLLTSPGFFLAYAERYRRPPFLGYFHSSPSPVSGRQMDRFVPAAAAFPTFSPDIGTDNWYALDVRQGRVLLLRTTPDLIVWKPLSGEHFLLPQPPRSYQYQAGAVMCANNPQCRDPDCYAVHDFRVIFVGCDDELVTFDKRKLFEFNETWACIYSQETDEWGEIYLLKDDRYTEHPLLEHNPPVLHRDALYFTLEMHELQGEEVRAALKFDLTVQKLSVVFAPEGAYADFGMFFGTSEGFAFAGIAEEDENDQD
- the LOC110435094 gene encoding uncharacterized protein LOC110435094 — its product is MTEEEKAVASARRLEDPPKCHCGEQAVINPRNELEFVCPLRREDRGFRKCRFKEWIYGPKSHWPEPEKQEEVPEWKKKRRSIAPPVMCKCGVEASYGLVPSGLGIGHFCGHMIDYDESTQKCKWESSDDVFKFKDEYKARVAVRKTRGYPANYVTDFVKDHKKKMLAFAQELRVRNPASIAWKKWSEEREKEIEEYRASKAEEHARKAAEEAERVEMQCLNDTIASLCAKIGCTGNWQADVGRAKYAENMILGRDGAVGGTASRPIVVEEEAEAEEDDDTGRIGDLIRLAEELGYPQEEHDYEMGRIGDLLRLAEEGEASGPMPVGASEEGEAAYHNQKTSVYDSWWPTDMTEEEGQLYSQAAEEAEAAYYERQASEAKAAEASMGKEAVVDDWESEDELLTQWCTQFD
- the LOC8068889 gene encoding uncharacterized protein LOC8068889; the protein is MHYPCRVYRQFGRLQGIPPLYSTNAELHRIDRRFRSTQKDWAVRHDAHLQTWYHRQVPLVNSLPPHDPARWMEYLQWLHRSTRTHIMVPYTNTPADEGGEDDIADAFDEAQRVDKQVLRAPLNRYVSQQLSNYSEEASRQLFRSRDDKSNPLRSFVKKIKKGCKKLAAKLSCADTTYAPPLHPMLSRSQTASMSTRATSARAASSSVRTPQYTGKGPADVDDDDEALQYSTTSGDDDVDELQWEFTGHEEMGTSQLGGAPIGTQGVEYTQEYTQGVEYTQGVEYTQEEYTHVEHQGTSSTQEMERVHRRQRERQRRDRTDVGWTSNVVPTNPRRRRKPRNRYTPGDD